A genomic stretch from Leptodactylus fuscus isolate aLepFus1 chromosome 10, aLepFus1.hap2, whole genome shotgun sequence includes:
- the LOC142183221 gene encoding uncharacterized protein LOC142183221, whose protein sequence is MMEDHQPLTSLGRSPERCSCPLSSQDSDDDQDLQSLQIIVKDEIKEEEEEIPVTIQEEEETADINENGDQEDSRSSSDSQISLTLNCKIEDDGFMQYSHSVLPDTDLSDHNDSDNDDMSDVVTSVYHGSKMFPCTECDKCFTQHAALTRHQRSHTGEKPFPCSECGKSFTRKSILVEHQRIHTGEKPFSCGECGRRFTQKSSFAVHQRIHAKEESFICSHCGKGFTEKLNSHTRREEISCLTCRQKVIPKAVKEEEDKKPFTCSECGRCFTNKSKLNIHEKIHIGEKPYSCSECKKCFSRKSVLIEHQRIHTGEKPFTCPKCWKSFTQRSGLVMHQKVRLGEKTLSCSDCGKEFTYVSNCQEEDEPTSCLKCQNPAIDGHSPSESLNSHVGSEGYDNSHRSAKHKAPAREESFHCSRCGKSFMYRSELMKHEIIHTGEKPFSCFDCGKRFNQKTNLLHHLTIHTGERPFKCSECSKSFRLKASFLAHQRVHSGEKPYSCPDCGKCFTQKSNLLRHQVLHMS, encoded by the exons ATGATGGAAGatcaccagcccctcacatcactgG GTAGGTCACCTGAGAGATGTTCCTGTCCTCTTTCTTCCCAAGATTctgatgatgatcag gatcttcagAGTTTGCAGATAATTGTTAAAGATGAAAttaaagaggaagaggaggagattcCTGTGACCATACAAGaggaagaagaaactgcagataTCAATGAAA ATGGAGATCAGGAGGACAGCAGGAGCTCTTCGGACAGCCAGATTTCTTTGACTTTAAACTGTAAGATAGAAGATGATGGCTTCATGCAGTATTCACATTCAGTGCTTCCGGACACCGATCTCTCTGATCACAATGACAGTGATAATGATGATATGTCAGACGTTGTTACTTCAGTGTATCATGGGAGTAAAATGTTTCCCTGCACGGAGTGTGATAAGTGTTTTACACAGCATGCAGCACTTACTAggcatcagagaagtcacacgggGGAGAAACCCTTTCCATGTTCTGAGTGTGGCAAATCCTTTACACGCAAATCAATCCTTGTGGAGCATCAGAGGattcatacaggggagaagccattttcttgtggcgaaTGTGGTAGACGTTTTACCCAGAAGTCCAGCTTTGCTGTGCACCAGCGCATTCATGCGAAAGAGGAATCATTTATATGTTCTCATTGCGGGAAAGGGTTTACAGAGAAGTTGAATAGTCACACACGGCGGGAAGAGATATCCTGCTTAACCTGCAGGCAGAAAGTAATACCAAAGGctgtgaaagaagaggaagacaaGAAGCCATTCACATGTTCTGAGTGTGGCAGATGTTTTACTAACAAATCAAAACTTAACATACATGAAAAAATTCATATAGGTGAAAAACCGTATTCATGTTCCgagtgcaaaaaatgtttttcccgCAAGTCCGTTCTTATTGAACACCAGAGGATCCACACTGGAGAGAAACCATTTACATGCCCGAAGTGCTGGAAGTCTTTTACCCAGAGGTCTGGACTTGTTATGCATCAGAAAGTACGCTTGGGAGAGAAGACGTTGTCGTGTTCAGATTGTGGCAAAGAATTTACGTATGTATCAAACTGTCAAGAAGAAGATGAGCCAACATCTTGTCTAAAGTGCCAAAATCCGGCAATTGATGGACATTCTCCCAGTGAATCCCTAAATTCTCACGTAGGTTCAGAGGGTTACGACAACTCACATCGGTCTGCGAAACACAAAGCGCCCGCCCGCGAAGAGTCGTTTCATTGTTCTCGGTGTGGGAAGTCTTTCATGTACAGATCAGAGCTCATGAAGCACGAGATTATTCATACAGGCGAAAAGCCATTCTCTTGTTTTGATTGCGGCAAACGGTTTAACCAGAAAACCAATCTCCTTCACCATCTCACCATACACACTGGCGAAAGGCCCTTTAAGTGTTCAGAATGCAGCAAAAGTTTCCGACTGAAAGCTAGTTTCCTAGCACACCAGAGAGTCCACTCGGGCGAGAAACCCTATTCGTGTCCCGATTGTGGAAAGTGTTTCACCCAGAAGTCAAATCTGCTTAGACACCAGGTTCTCCACATGAGTTGA